The Candidatus Kryptonium sp. genome contains a region encoding:
- a CDS encoding aminotransferase class I/II-fold pyridoxal phosphate-dependent enzyme, whose translation METLFTYFLGPKGENIELFKKLIHKAIEWNKRWREDFFDDPSVYPENFFSSETYKIESENLEKIFDEFLKRLEGNLPYFHPRYSAQMLKDPSIPALLAYFAVMLTNPNNHAYEGGPVTTEMEMEVVEDLLKLVGFKEGWGHLTSGGSLANLEALWAVRDLRKDGIAVFSKGSHYSWKRICSILKVDFVEIDVDENYRIDLDQLESVLKRNKVMFVMANFGTTGAGAVDPLVDILNLKEKYDFHLHIDAAYGGYFRTLIIDGEYKLIDFSMLNVPLKKFVYDNLLAISEADSLTIDPHKHGLVMYGAGGVLYKDENLRQVILNTSPYTYHKKDKPNIGMFQLEGSRPGASAGAVWLTHRVIPLNRNGFGEILAQTLKTANYLYQKIKNLDGFAPLTQPDLDIFCFYRHDGNFKLSEINQKTLKIYNRLSVENPNAKFILSKFIVDKLTAQKINHNFEIDDESLTTLRSVFIKHWNTISERNNYVDMLVDELLKD comes from the coding sequence ATGGAAACTCTATTCACATATTTTCTCGGTCCGAAGGGAGAAAACATTGAGCTTTTCAAGAAGCTCATTCACAAGGCAATTGAATGGAACAAAAGATGGCGTGAGGATTTTTTTGATGATCCATCGGTTTATCCTGAAAATTTTTTCAGTTCTGAAACTTATAAGATTGAATCGGAGAATTTGGAAAAAATCTTTGATGAATTTTTGAAACGGCTTGAGGGAAATCTTCCATACTTTCATCCGAGATATTCAGCTCAGATGTTAAAAGATCCGTCAATTCCAGCCTTACTTGCTTATTTTGCGGTTATGTTGACAAACCCGAATAATCATGCTTACGAAGGTGGTCCTGTGACTACGGAGATGGAAATGGAAGTTGTTGAAGATCTTTTGAAACTTGTGGGATTCAAAGAAGGCTGGGGACATTTGACAAGCGGTGGCTCACTTGCTAATCTTGAGGCACTTTGGGCTGTAAGAGATTTAAGAAAAGACGGCATCGCTGTTTTCTCAAAAGGTTCTCATTATTCGTGGAAAAGAATTTGTTCAATTTTAAAAGTTGATTTCGTTGAAATTGATGTTGATGAAAATTATAGAATTGACCTTGATCAACTTGAGAGCGTCTTAAAGAGAAATAAAGTAATGTTCGTAATGGCAAACTTTGGGACTACAGGGGCTGGCGCAGTTGACCCGTTGGTTGATATTTTAAATTTGAAAGAAAAATACGATTTCCACTTGCATATTGATGCAGCGTATGGAGGATACTTTCGCACTTTGATAATTGATGGAGAGTATAAATTAATTGATTTCTCAATGCTGAATGTGCCGTTGAAAAAATTTGTGTATGACAATTTGCTTGCAATTTCTGAAGCGGATTCTTTAACAATTGATCCGCATAAACATGGACTTGTTATGTATGGAGCTGGTGGCGTCTTATACAAAGACGAAAATTTAAGACAAGTTATACTTAACACTTCGCCTTACACATATCACAAAAAAGATAAACCGAATATCGGAATGTTTCAGCTTGAAGGATCAAGACCAGGAGCATCCGCTGGCGCTGTTTGGCTTACGCATAGAGTGATACCGCTTAATAGAAATGGGTTTGGGGAAATCCTTGCTCAAACCTTAAAAACTGCAAATTATCTTTATCAAAAGATAAAAAATCTGGATGGCTTTGCACCGCTAACTCAACCAGACCTTGACATTTTCTGTTTCTATAGACATGATGGAAATTTTAAACTTAGCGAGATAAATCAAAAAACGCTCAAAATTTATAACCGCCTTTCGGTTGAGAATCCAAATGCCAAGTTCATTCTTTCTAAATTTATCGTTGATAAATTGACCGCTCAGAAGATAAATCACAATTTTGAGATTGATGACGAATCTTTAACGACGCTTCGCTCGGTCTTCATAAAGCACTGGAACACGATAAGCGAGAGAAATAACTATGTTGATATGCTCGTTGACGAGCTATTGAAGGATTAG
- a CDS encoding dienelactone hydrolase family protein produces the protein MFDKIFLLLVIAMILSVIFTILAFTQEKKLNVETRMVKFKSGDEEVSAFLAVPKIKGKFPAIILIHEWWGLTDWEKENATRFASQGYVAIAVDLYRGKLAKTPEEARSYMQSLSLNTVIRDIKSTLEYLKSRNDVIPDKVGIIGWCMGGGFALRSLIEIPDLAAGVICYGRLVEDEQQLEKINAPILGIFAEKDRGIPTDAVKNFEEKMKKLGKKIEVKIYPDVNHAFMNPNNKNNYDEISTKNAWDLIDKFFKKNLKNDK, from the coding sequence ATGTTTGATAAAATTTTTCTTCTGCTTGTAATTGCAATGATTTTATCTGTTATTTTCACAATACTTGCCTTCACACAGGAAAAGAAGCTAAATGTTGAAACACGAATGGTGAAATTCAAAAGCGGCGATGAGGAAGTTTCAGCTTTCCTTGCGGTTCCAAAAATTAAAGGTAAGTTCCCAGCGATCATATTAATCCACGAATGGTGGGGTCTTACCGATTGGGAAAAGGAAAACGCTACAAGATTCGCAAGCCAAGGATATGTCGCTATTGCCGTTGATCTCTATCGTGGCAAGCTTGCAAAAACACCAGAAGAAGCAAGATCATACATGCAATCGCTCTCGCTTAATACGGTCATTAGAGATATAAAATCAACACTTGAATACCTTAAATCAAGAAACGATGTAATTCCCGATAAAGTTGGAATAATTGGATGGTGTATGGGTGGAGGATTTGCTTTGAGAAGTTTGATTGAAATTCCAGATTTAGCAGCGGGCGTCATTTGCTACGGTCGTCTCGTTGAAGACGAACAGCAACTTGAGAAAATAAATGCACCGATCCTTGGTATCTTCGCGGAAAAAGATCGCGGTATACCAACAGATGCAGTGAAAAACTTTGAAGAAAAGATGAAAAAACTCGGCAAGAAAATTGAAGTTAAAATTTACCCCGATGTCAATCATGCCTTTATGAACCCGAACAACAAGAACAATTACGATGAAATTTCAACCAAAAACGCATGGGATCTAATTGACAAATTTTTCAAGAAGAATCTAAAAAACGATAAATAA
- a CDS encoding cyclic nucleotide-binding domain-containing protein, which yields MQQVIESLKKNKLFGSVGEELINEIAQNSFIENYKPGDIILREGESGDKVCLIAEGKVKVVKLADSKGKILMELEDGDFFGEMSLIDLRPRSASVVALTDCKIISIPANEFEKLIHLHPQILINISRTLSERLRKSNEKILKDFLEYEKEMTEQVNKLNYLIEITKRVNSTIDLDELLKIILEIALEITNADRGTVYLVDELTGEIWSKVLQGNEITEIRLPIGKGIAGYVAKTGETINLEDAYKDPRFNPEIDIKTGYRTKTMLCQPIKDKNEKIVGVFQLINKKDGVFTKKDEEMLNALSIHASIAIQNAKMAQELVNNERLAVIGRMASAIIHDIKNPMATIKAYAQVLRKKVGESEAIQLVDEVIKQIDRLVNMAQEILDFSRGVSSLSFSKIKLGDFLNGVIAFLAMDFEKNKIQIEKMIEYDDEVEIDVDKMTRVVFNIAHNSRDAMPEGGKFIVKTWLENNFFYMQFTDTGKGMPEEVKKKLFEPFVTYGKKHGTGLGMAITKKIITEHKGEIFVESELGKGTTITIKLPLTQK from the coding sequence ATGCAACAGGTGATTGAATCGTTGAAGAAAAATAAACTATTCGGAAGCGTCGGGGAAGAATTGATAAACGAAATTGCTCAAAATTCATTTATTGAAAATTACAAACCTGGTGACATTATACTTCGCGAAGGTGAATCTGGTGACAAGGTCTGCCTGATTGCAGAAGGTAAAGTGAAGGTTGTTAAACTTGCTGATTCAAAAGGTAAAATTTTGATGGAACTTGAAGACGGTGATTTCTTTGGCGAGATGTCATTGATTGACCTGCGCCCTCGTTCCGCAAGCGTCGTCGCATTGACCGACTGTAAAATAATCTCAATTCCCGCAAACGAATTTGAAAAACTTATTCATTTACACCCTCAAATCTTGATCAACATCTCAAGGACATTGAGCGAAAGATTAAGGAAGTCAAACGAGAAAATTTTGAAAGATTTTCTTGAGTATGAAAAGGAAATGACGGAACAGGTAAACAAACTGAATTACCTAATTGAGATCACCAAGCGTGTGAACTCAACTATAGATCTTGATGAGCTTTTGAAAATCATACTTGAAATCGCCCTTGAAATTACAAATGCGGATAGAGGGACTGTTTACCTTGTTGATGAATTAACAGGTGAGATATGGTCAAAGGTTCTTCAAGGAAATGAAATCACAGAAATTCGTCTTCCCATAGGAAAAGGCATCGCAGGATATGTAGCAAAAACTGGAGAGACAATCAACCTTGAAGATGCTTATAAAGACCCAAGATTCAACCCTGAAATAGACATCAAGACAGGATATAGAACGAAAACAATGCTATGTCAACCGATAAAAGATAAAAACGAAAAAATTGTTGGAGTATTTCAATTGATAAACAAAAAGGATGGCGTTTTCACAAAAAAAGACGAAGAAATGCTAAACGCACTTTCAATCCACGCTTCAATTGCAATTCAAAACGCAAAGATGGCACAGGAACTTGTAAACAACGAGCGTCTTGCTGTGATTGGAAGAATGGCAAGCGCAATTATTCACGACATAAAAAACCCCATGGCGACGATAAAAGCATACGCGCAGGTTCTAAGAAAAAAAGTTGGTGAAAGCGAAGCAATTCAACTTGTTGATGAGGTCATAAAGCAAATTGATCGGCTCGTTAATATGGCTCAAGAGATACTTGACTTCTCAAGGGGTGTTTCAAGTTTGAGCTTTTCAAAGATAAAACTCGGTGATTTCCTTAATGGCGTGATAGCGTTTTTGGCAATGGATTTTGAGAAAAACAAAATTCAAATTGAAAAAATGATTGAATATGATGATGAGGTTGAGATTGATGTTGATAAGATGACTCGCGTTGTTTTCAATATCGCTCATAACTCAAGGGATGCGATGCCGGAAGGAGGGAAATTCATCGTAAAAACATGGCTTGAAAATAATTTCTTCTACATGCAATTTACCGATACAGGAAAGGGAATGCCAGAAGAAGTTAAGAAAAAACTTTTTGAACCATTTGTCACATATGGAAAAAAGCACGGCACTGGACTCGGAATGGCGATAACCAAGAAAATCATAACCGAACATAAAGGAGAAATTTTCGTTGAAAGTGAGCTTGGAAAGGGAACGACGATAACAATTAAACTTCCTTTAACACAAAAATAA